The Halarchaeum grantii genome contains a region encoding:
- a CDS encoding GtrA family protein, translating to MSATPLARIEPLLEAGLRRLGVTRVCPAERAVRLTEFGAIGVSGALVNVAVFLALAGALPTSRAAFVAFFGGAVWTFGLNSRYTFAATDRLRRRFARYLGVCIVGYAVYTALLTATIQWLTLPYWMASLSAVTGGGLWNYAGSEWFALA from the coding sequence ATGAGTGCGACACCGCTCGCGCGCATCGAACCACTCCTCGAAGCCGGCCTCCGCCGGCTCGGCGTCACGCGGGTCTGTCCGGCCGAGCGCGCGGTTCGACTCACCGAGTTCGGCGCCATCGGCGTTTCGGGCGCGCTCGTGAACGTCGCCGTCTTCCTCGCGCTCGCCGGCGCCCTCCCGACGTCGCGGGCGGCGTTCGTCGCGTTCTTCGGCGGCGCCGTCTGGACGTTCGGGCTGAACAGCCGCTACACCTTCGCGGCCACCGACCGCCTCCGCCGGCGTTTCGCGCGCTATCTCGGCGTCTGCATCGTCGGCTACGCCGTCTACACCGCCCTCCTCACCGCGACGATCCAGTGGCTCACGCTCCCCTACTGGATGGCTTCCCTCTCGGCCGTCACCGGTGGGGGCCTCTGGAACTACGCGGGCAGCGAGTGGTTCGCGCTCGCTTAG
- the katG gene encoding catalase/peroxidase HPI has translation MNQVLMTWSNQEWWPELLRVDILDDDEEQLNPYGEDFDYAEEFQKLDLEEVKADIQEVMMDSQEWWPADYGTYGPLFIRMAWHSAGTYRTLDGRAGASGARQRLPPESSWPDNVNLDKARRVLQPVKLKYGRKLSWSDLIVLAGNVALETMGFETYGFGGGREDAYKSNEAVEWGPETEWETTDPERFEDEEVGDLKDPLANTVMGLIYVNPEGPYGEPDVEGSAANIREEFDRMAMDDEETVALIAGGHTFGKVHGADDETEVGPDPESAPIEDQGLGWDHDFEKAGMITSGIEGPWNSTPTMWDTGYIDNLLDYEWEPHKGPGGAWQWQPATEEEREDIEKAPDAQDFDESEEPMMLTTDVALKRDDDYREVLEDFQENPDHFQQAFARAWYKLIHRDMGPKQRLLGPEVPDETFVWQDPIPEADYETVGAEEVAELEDAILDSDLDRTQRVKTAWASASTYRDSDKRGGANGARIRLEPQKDWEVNEPATLAEVLDTYEEIQAEFNESRDDDVRVSLADLIVLGGNVAVEQAAADAGYDVDVPFEPGRTDASAEQTDADSFAPLKPKADGFRNYIGDGDYNDLYDTLEERMVDKAELLNLSVTELTALVGGMRALGATYDDTERGVLTDDPGTLTNDFYVNLLDMAYEWEPVDEDEEVFEGFERDSGEKVWEATRFDLIFSSHARLRAHADVYAAEDGEEKLVEDFVTAWSKVMQADRFDLE, from the coding sequence ATGAATCAGGTACTAATGACGTGGTCAAACCAGGAGTGGTGGCCGGAGTTGCTGCGCGTCGACATCCTCGACGACGACGAGGAGCAACTCAACCCGTACGGCGAGGACTTCGACTACGCCGAGGAGTTCCAGAAGCTCGACCTCGAGGAGGTCAAGGCGGACATCCAGGAGGTCATGATGGACTCCCAGGAGTGGTGGCCGGCCGACTACGGCACCTACGGGCCGCTGTTCATCCGGATGGCCTGGCACAGCGCCGGCACCTATCGCACCCTCGACGGCCGCGCCGGCGCGTCCGGTGCCCGCCAGCGCCTCCCGCCGGAGAGTAGCTGGCCGGACAACGTCAACCTCGACAAGGCCCGCCGCGTCCTCCAGCCGGTCAAGCTGAAGTACGGCCGCAAGCTCTCGTGGTCCGACCTCATCGTGCTCGCCGGGAACGTCGCCCTCGAGACGATGGGCTTCGAGACGTACGGCTTCGGCGGCGGCCGCGAGGACGCCTACAAGTCGAACGAGGCCGTCGAGTGGGGCCCCGAGACCGAGTGGGAGACCACCGACCCCGAGCGCTTCGAGGACGAGGAGGTCGGGGACCTCAAGGACCCGCTCGCGAACACCGTCATGGGCCTCATCTACGTCAACCCCGAGGGCCCCTACGGCGAACCCGACGTCGAGGGCTCCGCCGCGAACATCCGCGAGGAGTTCGACCGCATGGCGATGGACGACGAGGAGACGGTCGCGCTCATCGCCGGCGGCCACACCTTCGGGAAGGTCCACGGCGCCGACGACGAGACCGAAGTCGGCCCCGACCCCGAGTCCGCGCCCATCGAGGACCAGGGCCTCGGCTGGGACCACGACTTCGAGAAGGCCGGCATGATCACGAGCGGCATCGAGGGCCCGTGGAACTCCACGCCGACGATGTGGGACACGGGATACATCGACAACCTCCTCGACTACGAGTGGGAGCCCCACAAGGGCCCCGGTGGCGCGTGGCAGTGGCAGCCGGCCACCGAGGAGGAGCGCGAGGACATCGAGAAGGCCCCGGACGCCCAGGACTTCGACGAGTCCGAGGAGCCGATGATGCTGACGACCGACGTCGCGCTGAAGCGCGACGACGACTACCGCGAGGTCCTCGAGGACTTCCAGGAGAACCCCGACCACTTCCAGCAGGCGTTCGCCCGCGCGTGGTACAAGCTCATCCACCGCGACATGGGCCCGAAGCAGCGTCTCCTCGGTCCCGAGGTCCCGGACGAGACGTTCGTCTGGCAGGACCCGATCCCGGAGGCCGACTACGAGACCGTCGGTGCCGAGGAGGTCGCCGAGCTCGAGGACGCCATCCTCGACTCCGACCTCGACCGGACGCAGCGCGTGAAGACCGCGTGGGCGTCCGCCTCGACCTACCGCGACAGCGACAAGCGCGGCGGCGCGAACGGCGCGCGCATCCGCCTCGAACCCCAGAAGGACTGGGAGGTCAACGAGCCCGCGACGCTCGCCGAGGTCCTCGACACCTACGAGGAGATTCAGGCGGAGTTCAACGAGTCGCGCGACGACGACGTCCGCGTCTCGCTCGCGGACCTCATCGTCCTCGGCGGCAACGTCGCCGTCGAGCAGGCGGCCGCCGACGCCGGCTACGACGTCGACGTGCCGTTCGAGCCGGGCCGCACGGACGCCAGCGCCGAGCAGACGGACGCCGACTCCTTCGCGCCGCTCAAGCCGAAGGCGGACGGCTTCCGCAACTACATCGGTGACGGCGACTACAACGACCTCTACGACACCCTCGAGGAGCGCATGGTCGACAAGGCCGAACTCCTCAACCTCTCCGTCACCGAGCTGACGGCGCTCGTCGGCGGGATGCGCGCGCTCGGCGCGACCTACGACGACACCGAGCGCGGCGTCCTCACGGACGACCCCGGGACGCTCACGAACGACTTCTACGTGAACCTGCTCGACATGGCCTACGAGTGGGAACCCGTGGACGAGGACGAGGAGGTCTTCGAGGGCTTCGAGCGCGACAGCGGCGAGAAGGTCTGGGAGGCAACGCGCTTCGACCTCATCTTCAGCTCGCACGCCCGCCTCCGCGCGCACGCCGACGTCTACGCGGCCGAGGACGGCGAGGAGAAGCTCGTCGAGGACTTCGTCACCGCGTGGAGCAAGGTCATGCAGGCCGACCGCTTCGACCTCGAGTAA
- a CDS encoding DsbA family oxidoreductase, with translation MADTITVFSDYVCPFCYLGRRSLETYQESREEELEIEWHPFDLRSNQRNESGEIVQESGHDDEYYEQAKQNVERLREQYDAEEMQTDLVGDVDSLDAQIASYYVAEHEDYETWLAFDESLFAALWEDERDIGDVDVLADLADEAGVDPEAVRDAVADEDLHETVTEKFRAAHQQGVTGVPTFAYEGYAARGAVPPEQLRRLVEGE, from the coding sequence ATGGCCGACACGATAACGGTGTTCAGCGACTACGTCTGTCCGTTCTGCTACCTCGGGCGCCGCTCGCTCGAGACGTATCAGGAGTCGCGCGAGGAGGAACTGGAGATCGAGTGGCACCCCTTCGACCTCCGGTCGAACCAGCGCAACGAGTCGGGCGAAATCGTGCAGGAGAGCGGGCACGACGACGAGTACTACGAGCAGGCGAAGCAGAACGTCGAACGCCTCCGCGAGCAGTACGACGCCGAGGAGATGCAGACGGACCTCGTGGGGGACGTGGACTCGCTGGACGCGCAGATCGCCTCCTACTACGTGGCCGAACACGAGGACTACGAGACGTGGCTGGCGTTCGACGAGTCGCTCTTCGCGGCGCTCTGGGAGGACGAGCGCGACATCGGCGACGTGGACGTGCTCGCCGACCTCGCCGACGAGGCGGGCGTCGACCCCGAGGCGGTCCGCGACGCCGTCGCGGACGAGGACCTGCACGAGACGGTGACGGAGAAGTTCCGGGCGGCCCACCAGCAGGGCGTGACGGGCGTGCCGACGTTCGCGTACGAGGGGTACGCGGCGCGCGGTGCCGTCCCTCCCGAACAGCTCCGCCGCCTCGTCGAAGGCGAGTAA
- a CDS encoding ATP-binding protein: protein MAARETPHMVNALLAGHVAAFALAAIACVLGAWRALDAEHDGTRTGLVAFFLASGGWAATTVGFLLIPVVPVQRALVILGLLFGLLTVGAWLYFAAAYTGRSPSALPYSRLTAGVLVAVGVFKATNPIHHAYFGVEAVAEPFPHLAVHYGIGHWLSLGLAYVLAFVGVYMILEHFHLAGADTRPLAVLVGFTALPVLLNIVALDTPWLLPLLYEPLGVAAFALGVGFVYFERFETIHLAADIDDPVVFLDREGYIRDYNQEAAALFGELDGATGERLADVLPTLAAGIEDGASVVALERGGETRYYDVTTNPFMAGETRTGESIVVSDATERERYRRRLEARGEQLEALNRVVRHDIRNDMAVVTGWSEVLEDHVDEDGRDALWRIRRTAEHTIEITENVRDFVDALADEGEMSTHRIDLHAHLDAELERVREAYPNARFETPTGLPDVAVEANELLSSVFRNLLNNAVQHSDVDDPVVTVTASVAPDTVTVRVADNGPGVPDAEKERVFGKDAKGVESTGTGIGLYLVRTLLTQFGGNVHVEDNDPRGAVFVVELPRASEGARAEEDAGDDGDEGGGVRDAVAESSPD from the coding sequence GTGGCGGCGCGGGAGACACCCCACATGGTGAACGCCCTCCTCGCCGGGCACGTCGCGGCGTTCGCGCTCGCCGCCATCGCGTGCGTCCTCGGCGCGTGGCGCGCACTCGACGCCGAGCACGACGGAACGCGCACGGGCCTCGTGGCCTTCTTCCTCGCGAGCGGCGGGTGGGCCGCGACAACAGTCGGCTTCCTCCTCATCCCCGTCGTCCCCGTCCAGCGCGCGCTCGTCATCCTCGGGTTGCTCTTCGGCCTCCTCACCGTCGGCGCGTGGCTCTACTTCGCCGCCGCCTACACGGGGCGCTCGCCGAGCGCGCTCCCGTACAGCCGCCTCACCGCCGGCGTCCTCGTCGCCGTCGGCGTGTTCAAGGCCACGAACCCCATCCACCACGCCTACTTCGGCGTCGAGGCGGTGGCGGAGCCGTTCCCCCACCTCGCCGTCCACTACGGCATCGGGCACTGGCTCTCGCTCGGCCTCGCGTACGTCCTCGCGTTCGTCGGCGTCTACATGATCCTCGAGCACTTCCACCTCGCCGGCGCGGACACCCGCCCGCTCGCCGTCCTCGTCGGCTTCACCGCGCTCCCCGTGCTCCTGAACATCGTCGCGCTCGACACGCCGTGGCTCCTGCCCCTCCTCTACGAACCGCTCGGCGTCGCGGCGTTCGCGCTCGGCGTCGGCTTCGTCTACTTCGAGCGCTTCGAGACCATCCACCTCGCCGCCGACATCGACGACCCCGTCGTCTTCCTCGACCGCGAGGGGTACATCCGCGACTACAATCAGGAGGCTGCGGCGCTCTTCGGCGAACTCGACGGCGCGACGGGCGAGCGCCTCGCGGACGTCCTCCCGACGCTCGCGGCGGGCATCGAGGACGGCGCGTCCGTCGTCGCGCTCGAACGCGGCGGGGAGACGCGCTACTACGACGTCACGACGAACCCCTTCATGGCGGGGGAGACCCGGACGGGCGAATCCATCGTCGTCTCGGACGCCACGGAACGCGAGCGCTACCGCCGGCGTCTCGAGGCGCGCGGCGAGCAACTGGAGGCGCTGAACCGCGTCGTCCGCCACGACATCCGCAACGACATGGCGGTCGTGACGGGGTGGAGCGAGGTGCTCGAGGACCACGTCGACGAGGACGGGCGGGACGCCCTGTGGCGGATCCGCCGCACCGCCGAGCACACCATCGAGATCACGGAGAACGTCCGGGACTTCGTGGACGCGCTCGCGGACGAGGGCGAGATGTCGACGCACCGCATCGACCTCCACGCGCACCTCGACGCCGAACTCGAGCGCGTCCGCGAGGCCTACCCGAACGCGCGCTTCGAGACGCCGACCGGCCTCCCGGACGTCGCCGTCGAGGCGAACGAACTGCTCTCCTCGGTCTTCCGCAACCTCCTGAACAACGCCGTCCAGCACAGCGACGTCGACGACCCCGTCGTGACCGTCACCGCGAGCGTCGCCCCCGACACCGTCACGGTGCGCGTCGCGGACAACGGCCCCGGCGTCCCGGACGCGGAGAAGGAGCGCGTCTTCGGGAAGGACGCGAAGGGCGTCGAGAGCACCGGGACGGGCATCGGCCTCTACCTCGTGCGGACGCTGCTCACGCAGTTCGGCGGGAACGTCCACGTCGAGGACAACGACCCGCGGGGCGCGGTGTTCGTCGTCGAGTTACCGCGCGCCTCAGAGGGCGCTCGCGCCGAGGAAGACGCAGGCGACGACGGCGACGAGGGGGGCGGCGTACGCGACGCCGTCGCGGAGTCGTCCCCCGACTAG
- a CDS encoding type II secretion system F family protein, with protein MTDREPGARERVRTDGYGPVRTSVIARPERFARLDDALESAHVPETVDAYVARVARHSAVGALCGLLVGLLAAALAPLPALARFACVPLGLLLGGGGVAGGHLALLRRRIARRRRAIDGALPHATVFLYALVHGGTDLYEAFDRLADETEAYGPLAEEVRLAVRDTERFNADLFDALTTTRERTPSDDFTVLLDELVGVLETGGDVEAFLADAVTDQRERAEHRQERVLEDLETTAEAYVAVALAGPAFLFVVVLVASFTAPGLVGALAALTYLLLPLLLVAFSLVFKRLLARARRHGADPVAAVDAGDECDPAAIDDGPIDDYLAGRERATWRERLAAPLAAARDAPRLLFLASVPLAALALLALAAIGVVPLSVSGMAATPIRATTGLLAVPFLVAVTPFALLYLLERRRERDLRGRFPDALRVVADAASNSVPLADAVGLVAERTTGTLADELDRVRRDVAWTADFPRALRTFADRLGVPDVTRAIGLTVVAVRTTDDPGPVLEAVADDLGQRHEREVDRRRTLGVYAGIVVVGVLVYVGMLLAFDLVFLPAVADAAGASASLPAAGIAGVHVGQIDTGTYRLLFYHSALVQAAGNGLVVGALVGGRLRDGVAYAAPLVAVVACVFLGASAL; from the coding sequence ATGACTGACCGAGAGCCGGGCGCCCGCGAGCGCGTCCGCACCGACGGCTACGGGCCGGTTCGGACGTCCGTCATCGCGCGCCCCGAGCGCTTCGCGCGCCTCGACGACGCCCTCGAGAGCGCGCACGTCCCCGAGACCGTCGACGCCTACGTCGCGCGCGTCGCCCGCCACAGCGCCGTCGGCGCGCTCTGTGGCCTCCTCGTCGGCCTCCTCGCCGCCGCGCTCGCGCCCCTCCCCGCGCTCGCGCGGTTCGCCTGCGTCCCGCTCGGCCTCCTCCTCGGAGGCGGCGGCGTCGCCGGCGGCCACCTCGCGCTCCTGCGGCGCCGCATCGCGAGACGACGGCGCGCCATCGACGGCGCGCTCCCGCACGCAACCGTCTTCCTCTACGCGCTCGTCCACGGCGGCACCGACCTCTACGAGGCGTTCGACAGGCTCGCCGACGAGACGGAGGCCTACGGTCCGCTCGCCGAGGAGGTCCGCCTCGCTGTCCGGGACACCGAGCGCTTCAACGCCGACCTCTTCGACGCGCTCACCACGACCCGCGAGCGCACGCCGAGCGACGACTTCACCGTCCTCCTCGACGAACTCGTCGGCGTCCTCGAGACCGGCGGGGACGTCGAGGCCTTCCTCGCGGACGCCGTCACCGACCAGCGCGAGCGCGCCGAGCACCGACAGGAGCGCGTGCTCGAGGACCTCGAAACCACCGCCGAAGCGTACGTCGCCGTCGCGCTCGCCGGCCCCGCGTTCCTCTTCGTCGTCGTCCTCGTCGCCTCCTTCACCGCGCCCGGCCTCGTCGGCGCGCTCGCCGCGCTCACCTACCTCCTCCTCCCCCTCCTCCTCGTCGCGTTCTCCCTCGTCTTCAAGCGCCTGCTCGCGCGCGCCCGCCGCCACGGCGCCGACCCCGTCGCCGCCGTGGACGCCGGCGATGAGTGCGACCCCGCCGCCATCGACGACGGCCCGATAGACGACTACCTCGCCGGGCGCGAGCGCGCGACGTGGCGCGAACGCCTCGCCGCCCCGCTCGCCGCCGCCCGCGACGCCCCCCGGCTTCTCTTCCTCGCGAGCGTCCCGCTCGCCGCGCTCGCGCTCCTCGCGCTCGCCGCTATCGGCGTCGTCCCGCTCTCTGTCTCGGGGATGGCCGCGACCCCCATCCGCGCCACGACCGGCCTCCTCGCCGTCCCGTTCCTCGTCGCCGTCACGCCGTTCGCGCTCCTCTACCTCCTCGAGCGCCGGCGCGAACGCGACCTCCGGGGGCGCTTCCCGGACGCCCTCCGCGTCGTCGCGGACGCCGCGAGCAACAGCGTCCCGCTCGCCGACGCCGTCGGCCTCGTCGCCGAGCGCACCACGGGAACGCTCGCGGACGAACTCGACCGCGTCCGCCGGGACGTCGCGTGGACCGCGGACTTCCCGCGCGCCCTCCGGACGTTCGCCGACCGCCTCGGCGTCCCCGACGTCACGCGCGCCATCGGCCTCACCGTCGTCGCCGTCCGCACCACCGACGACCCCGGACCGGTGCTCGAGGCGGTCGCGGACGACCTCGGCCAGCGCCACGAGCGCGAGGTTGACCGCCGGCGCACCCTCGGGGTCTACGCCGGCATCGTCGTCGTCGGCGTCCTCGTCTACGTCGGGATGCTCCTCGCGTTCGACCTCGTCTTCCTCCCCGCCGTCGCGGACGCCGCCGGCGCCTCCGCTTCGCTCCCGGCCGCCGGCATCGCGGGCGTCCACGTCGGCCAGATCGACACCGGCACCTACCGGCTGCTCTTCTACCACTCCGCGCTCGTGCAGGCCGCCGGGAACGGCCTCGTCGTCGGCGCGCTAGTCGGGGGACGACTCCGCGACGGCGTCGCGTACGCCGCCCCCCTCGTCGCCGTCGTCGCCTGCGTCTTCCTCGGCGCGAGCGCCCTCTGA
- a CDS encoding type II/IV secretion system ATPase subunit, whose protein sequence is MTGDTRERVREALATHLDARDPAPFDALPDVEALVERFDVAADPDPAVDAYWVTEPYAHVALRRDPDTEELRYDVLEPTRSEFADYVYEDLRDVARRVLLDEEYAHDESGREAFADRLDDVLAEHARGVPPAERWVVRYYLRRDFLGYGRIDPFMSDPAVEDVSCDGADVPLYAYHRDHGHLQSNRSWGSDVVESIAVRLAQRAGRHVSAANPLLTTTLPDGSRVQVTLGGDVATRGSNFTVRKFREEPFTPPELASLGTFDARQLAYLWLAVAHNRSVLFVGPTGSGKTTSMNACAFFVPPDHKVVSIEETREVNLPHENWVADVTRTADDASADARREVDGYRLLSEALHQRPDHIVVGELRTDPAVVRAFFQAVGTGHDGFTTFHAETADDAIRRLTHDPLSVPPDLLADLDVVVVQRIVDEPDGVARRCWQIAEVGTPDGDERPSIRDVFRYDADTQGFEQRAPARVPREIAADRGWRDDRLREALDSRQRVLAHLAAEGSFDYEAVADRVFTFERNPERVLADLPEGVREGAERVRIADD, encoded by the coding sequence ATGACCGGCGACACCCGCGAGCGGGTCCGCGAGGCGCTCGCCACCCACCTCGACGCCCGCGACCCCGCGCCGTTCGACGCGCTCCCGGACGTCGAGGCCCTCGTGGAGCGCTTCGACGTCGCCGCCGACCCCGACCCCGCCGTCGACGCCTACTGGGTGACCGAACCGTACGCGCACGTCGCCCTCCGGCGCGACCCCGACACCGAGGAACTCCGTTACGACGTCCTCGAACCGACGCGCTCGGAGTTCGCCGACTACGTCTACGAGGACCTCCGCGACGTCGCCCGGCGCGTCCTCCTCGACGAGGAGTACGCCCACGACGAGTCGGGACGCGAGGCGTTCGCCGACCGCCTCGACGACGTCCTCGCCGAGCACGCGCGCGGCGTCCCGCCCGCCGAGCGCTGGGTGGTGCGCTACTACCTCCGCCGGGATTTTCTGGGGTACGGCCGCATCGACCCCTTCATGTCGGACCCCGCCGTCGAGGACGTCTCCTGCGACGGCGCCGACGTCCCGCTCTACGCCTACCACCGCGACCACGGCCACCTCCAGTCGAACCGGTCGTGGGGGAGCGACGTCGTCGAGTCCATCGCCGTCCGCCTCGCCCAGCGCGCCGGCCGGCACGTCTCCGCCGCCAACCCGCTCCTCACGACGACGCTCCCGGACGGCTCGCGCGTGCAGGTGACGCTCGGCGGCGACGTCGCGACGCGCGGGTCGAACTTCACCGTCCGCAAATTCAGGGAGGAGCCGTTCACGCCCCCCGAACTCGCCTCCCTCGGCACGTTCGACGCCCGCCAGCTCGCCTACCTCTGGCTCGCCGTCGCGCACAACCGCTCCGTGCTCTTCGTCGGCCCGACCGGCTCCGGGAAGACCACGAGCATGAACGCCTGCGCGTTCTTCGTCCCGCCCGACCACAAGGTCGTCTCCATTGAGGAGACCCGCGAAGTCAACCTGCCACACGAGAACTGGGTGGCGGACGTCACCCGCACCGCCGACGACGCGAGCGCCGACGCCCGCCGCGAAGTCGACGGCTACCGCCTCCTCAGCGAGGCCCTCCACCAGCGCCCCGACCACATCGTCGTCGGCGAACTCCGCACCGACCCCGCCGTCGTCCGCGCGTTCTTCCAAGCGGTCGGCACCGGCCACGACGGCTTCACCACCTTCCACGCGGAGACCGCCGACGACGCCATCCGGCGCCTCACCCACGACCCGCTCTCGGTGCCGCCCGACCTGCTCGCCGACCTCGACGTCGTCGTCGTCCAGCGCATCGTCGACGAACCCGACGGCGTCGCGCGGCGCTGCTGGCAGATCGCGGAAGTCGGCACGCCCGACGGCGACGAGCGCCCCAGCATCCGCGACGTCTTCCGCTACGACGCCGACACGCAGGGTTTCGAGCAGCGCGCCCCGGCGCGCGTCCCGCGCGAAATCGCGGCCGACCGGGGCTGGCGCGACGACCGCCTCCGCGAGGCACTCGACAGCCGTCAGCGCGTCCTCGCGCACCTCGCCGCCGAGGGGAGCTTCGACTACGAGGCGGTCGCCGACCGCGTCTTCACCTTCGAGCGCAACCCCGAGCGCGTCCTCGCGGACCTCCCCGAGGGCGTGCGCGAGGGCGCCGAGCGGGTGCGTATCGCGGATGACTGA
- a CDS encoding SDR family NAD(P)-dependent oxidoreductase — protein MNGFDGKTAVVTGAASGIGRASAQRLAAEGASVVVADVDAEGGAETVAAIEDAGGDATFVEVDVTDAASVEHMVDVALDTYGSLDLAHNNAGILTGFDAVTDIEEEDWDRLLGVNLKGVWLCMKAELAVMEETGGAIVNTASEAGLVGMGGLSNYVASKHGVVGLTKTVALEYAGRGVRVNAIAPGPTKTNIQQGMTGGSDPSTLPFDTSAMADVPMDRQADPEEMAGAVAFLCSEDASYITGHTIPVDGGQAAD, from the coding sequence ATGAACGGATTCGACGGGAAGACGGCGGTCGTAACGGGTGCGGCCTCGGGAATCGGGCGGGCGTCGGCGCAGCGCCTCGCGGCGGAGGGCGCGAGCGTCGTCGTCGCGGACGTCGACGCCGAGGGCGGCGCGGAGACGGTCGCGGCCATCGAGGACGCGGGCGGCGACGCGACGTTCGTCGAGGTGGACGTCACGGACGCGGCGTCGGTCGAGCACATGGTCGACGTCGCCCTCGACACCTACGGGAGCCTCGACCTCGCGCACAACAACGCCGGCATCCTCACTGGCTTCGACGCGGTGACCGACATCGAGGAGGAGGACTGGGACCGCCTCCTCGGCGTGAACCTGAAGGGCGTCTGGCTCTGCATGAAGGCCGAACTCGCCGTTATGGAGGAAACGGGCGGCGCCATCGTCAACACCGCCTCCGAGGCCGGGCTCGTGGGGATGGGCGGGCTCTCGAACTACGTGGCGAGCAAGCACGGCGTCGTCGGCCTCACGAAGACCGTCGCGCTCGAGTACGCGGGGCGCGGCGTCCGCGTGAACGCCATCGCGCCCGGCCCGACGAAGACGAACATCCAGCAGGGGATGACGGGCGGGAGCGACCCGTCGACGCTCCCCTTCGACACGTCCGCGATGGCGGACGTCCCGATGGACCGACAGGCCGACCCCGAGGAGATGGCGGGCGCGGTGGCCTTCCTCTGCTCCGAGGACGCCTCCTACATCACCGGGCACACCATCCCCGTCGACGGCGGGCAGGCCGCCGACTGA